The Hevea brasiliensis isolate MT/VB/25A 57/8 chromosome 9, ASM3005281v1, whole genome shotgun sequence nucleotide sequence AATAATGGAATCATTCCATTATTCCAGAGTCTCGCCATGGCTGAGAGCACGGAGCAGGCTAGGCCTTTAGCTCCCGCTGCATTCCAATCCATCAGCAATGAAGAGGAAGCTTTATCTACCCAATTGAAGCTTCGACAGCGAAAATACATCAAGTGTTGCGGCTGTTTCACTGCCTTCTTCTTGATTCTAGCCGTTACAATTCTTGTCCTCTTTTTCACTGTTTTTCATGTCAAGGATCCTGTGATCAGGATAAGCAACTTACCCCTGGACCAGCTAGAGCTACCGGTGCTACCTAATGGGACTTTCAGCACAGGTACCAACGTCACATTAGTAATTGATATTTCAGTGAAAAACCGTAACATGGCCTCCTTCAAGTTCAACAACGGCACAACAACTGTTTTGTATAGCGGCACGGTGGTCGGCGAGGGGATGACTCCGTCAGGAAAGGCCAAGGCAAGGCGTACCATTCACATGAACGTTACGGTGATCATCATTCCTGAGAAAATTTTGCAAGTTCCAAGGTGGGTTACGGATTTAAGTTCAAAGAAGTTGACTATGACCAGCAACACAATAATTGATGGCAAGGTGAAGATACTCGAAATTGTCAAGAAACATCTTACGGTAGAAGTGAATTGCACTATTACATACCATTTTTCAAGCCAGGACATTGAAAACAATTGCAGACCACATTTCATTTGAGGCCTCAATTGTTGTGTTTAATTCTGATGATTGATTTTAATAGTAACTTGTATGCGATAATTTCTgtacagatatatatatatatatatatatatata carries:
- the LOC131183408 gene encoding uncharacterized protein LOC131183408; the protein is MAESTEQARPLAPAAFQSISNEEEALSTQLKLRQRKYIKCCGCFTAFFLILAVTILVLFFTVFHVKDPVIRISNLPLDQLELPVLPNGTFSTGTNVTLVIDISVKNRNMASFKFNNGTTTVLYSGTVVGEGMTPSGKAKARRTIHMNVTVIIIPEKILQVPRWVTDLSSKKLTMTSNTIIDGKVKILEIVKKHLTVEVNCTITYHFSSQDIENNCRPHFI